A window from Pongo abelii isolate AG06213 chromosome 6, NHGRI_mPonAbe1-v2.0_pri, whole genome shotgun sequence encodes these proteins:
- the SBDS gene encoding ribosome maturation protein SBDS isoform X1 — protein MSIFTPTNQIRLTNVAVVRMKRAGKRFEIACYKNKVVGWRSGVEKDLDEVLQTHSVFVNVSKGQVAKKEDLISAFGTDDQTEICKQILTKGEVQVSDKERHTQLEQMFRDIATIVADKCVNPETKRPYTVILIERAMKDIHYSVKTNKSTKQQALEVIKQLKEKMKIERAHMRLRFILPVNEGKKLKEKLKPLIKVIESEDYGQQLEIVCLIDPGCFREIDELIKKETKGKGSLEVLNLKDVEEGDEKFE, from the exons ATGTCGATCTTCACCCCCACCAACCAGATCCGCCTAACCAATGTGGCCGTGGTACGGATGAAGCGCGCCGGGAAGCGCTTCGAAATCGCCTGCTACAAAAACAAGGTCGTCGGCTGGCGGAGCGGCGT GGAAAAAGACCTTGATGAAGTTCTGCAGACCCACTCAGTGTTTGTAAATGTTTCTAAAGGTCAGGTTGCCAAGAAGGAAGATCTCATCAGTGCGTTTGGAACAGATGACCAAACTGAAATCTGTAAGCAG attttgacTAAAGGAGAAGTTCAAGTATCAGATAAAGAAAGACATACACAACTGGAGCAGATGTTTAGGGACATTGCAACTATTGTGGCAGACAAATGTGTGAATCCTGAAACAAAGAGACCATACACCGTGATCCTTATCGAGAGAGCCATGAAGGACATCCACTATTCGGTGAAAACCAACAAGAGTACAAAACAGCAG GCTTTGGAAGTGATAAAGcagttaaaagagaaaatgaagatagAACGTGCTCACATGAGGCTTCGGTTCATCCTTCCAGTGAATGAAGGCAAGAAGCTGAAAGAAAAGCTCAAGCCACTGATCAAGGTCATAGAAAGTGAAGATTATGGCCAACAGTTAGAAATC GTATGTCTGATTGACCCGGGCTGCTTCCGAGAAATTGATGAGctaataaaaaaggaaaccaaaggcAAAGGTTCTTTGGAAGTACTCAATTTGAAAGATGTGGAAGAAGGAGATGAGAAGTTTGAATGA